The genomic stretch AATTGGTCCTGGAAGTGAATTCCCCAAAGCCAAAATATCTGCAAATTCATCATCGTTCATCCATTTGTATTTCTCGACAACTTCTTTATGTACTAACGGGATAGAAGAAGGTCCTCCTCCGTACCCAAGCATTCCCACTCTAAAAAAAGCGAGAAAAAGATGCCACTGTTGCATGACCCACCACCTTCCGAAACCCTACGCCACTTCTTAATAAGCTGCGATCGTTCCGTCTGTTCTTGATTCTGTTCCACCGAAGAAAGTGCCTGACTGCTGATCGCGCCAAATAATTTGTCCTCGGCCGAACGCGCCTTTTTCCAGTTGAACTTCAATCTCATGTCCCTTTCGACTAAGCGCCTCAGCAAGATTAGGAGGGAACGTTGATTCAACCCACACTCGCTTCCCATCAACCCACTGCCACCTCGGCGCATCAAGTGCAGATTGCGGATTTAGATGAAAATCGATCAGGTTCGTAATTACCTGTAAATGACCCTGTGGCTGCATAAAGCCTCCCATCACACCAAACGGTCCTACCGCGTCACCATCTTTACTCAAGAATCCCGGAATAATCGTATGATACGTTCGCTTTCCACCTTTTAATGCATTATCATGCTCAGGATCCATCGAAAAGTTATGACCACGATTTTGTAGCGCAATCCCGGTGCCAGGCACCACAAGTCCTGAACCAAAGCCCATATAATTACTCTGAATAAACGAGACCATATTTCCTTCGTCATCAGCTGTCGCTAAATAAACGGTGCCCCCTTTAGGAGGTTGTCCTGGAGACGGCACAAGCGCTTTATCACCAATTAACTGCCGGCGACTTTCCCCATAGGTAGGCGAGAGGAGATCCCGAACAGCAACTGACATTTCTTGCTCATCGGTAATGTACTTCTGTCCATCCGAGAAAGCGAGCTTCATCGCTTCAATTTGCTTATGATAGGTATCAACAGAATCCTTATGATCAAAGGTAAATCCATTTAAAATATTCAGCGCAGACAACGCAATGAGCCCCTGTCCGTTCGGTGGAATCTCCCAAACGTCATACCCTCGATACTGTACCGAAATCGGATCAACCCACTCAGGCTTAAATGTCGAAAGATCTTCCTTCGTCAAATAGCCATTATACCTTTTTGAAAAAGCATCAATCTGATCGGCGATTTCTCCCTGATAAAAAGCTGAAGCATCCGTTTCCGCAATTTTTCGTAACGTTTCCGCGTGACCCTTCGACTTCCAAACCTCGCCCACTTCAGGCGCACGACCGTCCGGCGCAAATGTTTCAAACCAGGGCTTGAACTCCTCGTCCCTTAACTCTTCTTCAAATTTAGCGTAAGCATCTTTCCAAAACTTACTCAAAGTCGGCGAAACCGGGAACCCTTCCTCCGCATAATGAATCGCAGGCGCCAGCGCTTCTTTTAACGAAAGCTTTCCAAATCGTTTTGACAAAGCCGCCCACGATGCGGGAACGCCTGGCACAGTAACAGGAATCCAGCCGTATTTCGGAATTTCATTATACCCACGTTCGTTGACTGAATCAATCGAGATCGATTGCGGCGCTGGTCCGCTCCCGTTTAACCCGTGTAATTCACCCTTCGTCCAAACAAGAGCAAACGCATCTCCGCCAATCCCGTTGGACGTCGGCTCAACAACAGTCAATACCGCAGCAGTGGCAATTGCCGCGTCGATTGCATTCCCTCCATTTTTCAAAAGATCTAATCCTGCCTGTGCCGCTAACGGCTGGGATGTTGCCACCATTCCTTTGTTCGCTACCGTCGTCATTCGTTGAGAAGCATAGGGATAATGTAAGTAATCAGTTGGCATGGTTTTAAAACTCCTTTCACTTTAGATGCACCGTATTCTGAACATAAAAAACCAAAAAAGAAACCTTTTCACACCTCAGAGATTTTCCCATTATATAGGAAGCCTTCTTGAATGAAAAGGTTTTCTTTAGAATGTTTTTATTTTTCTAACATTTACCTATAACTTATTTCTAAACGATTCACCCAAACGCACTCCCAGGATCATACTCCCCGAGATCAAGCTCATTCCGCTCACCAAGCACCAACCGTGCAAGCTCAGCTCCAAGAAACGGTCCACTCGTTAAGCCTGAAGCCCCAAGCCCATTTGCAACAAAAAGTCCTCTCACTCGAGGAACTACTCCAGCAATCGGGACATTACCAGGTGTAAACGGCCTAAATCCTACCTTTGTTTGGACATACGTACTATCCGAAAATCCTGGCGCAACTTTCAGCGCGCGATCAATAATATGGTGAACGCCACCCATCGTTACACGCAAATCAAAACCAGCCTGATCTTCCTGTGTTGCACCGACGACAATCCGTCCATTTTCAAAAGGAAGGAAATATTGAACGAAAGGCGGCATCACAATTGGCCATTTTCCTGTATCTGTTTCAGGTAGATCGAGATGAACAATTTGCGCTTTTTGGAGTGAAACGAGGAACTTCATGCCTAATGGCTGAAGTAATTCTCGTGCCCAAGCGCCTCCGGTGACAATCACTTCATTCCCATAAAAACGTTCATTATTCACGGTGACGCCACTCACGTTTGAACCCTCCCATAATAAAGAGGCATCTCCACGAATAACCTTCGCACCATGCTTTACCGCTCCACGAATGAGTGCATTTCGTAACGCGTCTCCATTCACACGCGCCGCGCCGCTCACATGAACCGCCGTATAATGATCGGACAGCGGAGGAAACAGCGCATTCGTTTCTGCAGCAGAAAGCCGTGAAACCTCACCCATCTCTGGTGTATCCTTCCTCCGCTCCATCGCAAGCGCAAGCTTTCGCTCAAGCTTCGTTTCACCAGAGTAAATGTTAATTGCCCCAACGCGTGAGTAGCCCGTCTCCGTCTCTCCGTCCTTTTTTAGCGTTTCAATTAACTCCGGATAATATCGAGCCCCTGCTTCCACGAGTCGATAAAAAGCGCCTCCCCGTCGATTTGTTAGCCACGGACACACAATCCCAGCCGCCGCTTCTGTTGCCTGACCCGCATCGTTCCGATCGACAAGCAACACATCCGCTCCTTGCTTGGCGAGATGGTAAGCCGTCGACGCTCCTAAAATACCTGATCCGATTACAATCATTGATTTCATATCTTACACCTTTTCGTCGTTTGTCTGATTAGGTATTTTACAGGAATATGGGGGGAGACTCAATTATTGTCTAACTTGTGATCGTTGAAACTTCATGACAAACTGAAGAAAAGGAAAGACTAGACTACGGCTATTCTCACCTTTAATCAAACGTTTGTTTAAGAAGGAGGAGTTCCATGTGAATTTTAAAAAAATCATTGATCTTTCAATTCCAGTTCACAATGAAACGCCTGTTTTCCCAGGTGATCCAAAACCAAATATCTATCCAGTAGCGGAGCACGATAAAGACGGATATCAAGTGACCCAAATGAATATCGGGACACATACAGGCACACATCTTGATGCACCTTTCCACTTCCAGAAAAATGGTGATTCCATCGATCAGTTGAATTTAATGAAAGTAATAGGACCCGGTCACGTTATTGATGTAACAGGCAAAGAGCCAGGTGAAGAAATCACGTTAAAGGATGTAGCGTCCCAAATAGAAAGTGTTTTACCGGGAACAATCACCCTTTTCCATACAGGCTGGTCACAACATATAGGAACTCAGACTTATTTTAACTACCCTTACCTATCCGTCGACATTATTAATACACTGTTAGAAAAAGGCGTCTCCACTTTCTTTATTGATGCGCTTAATGTTGATAAACCAGGTGCTTCAACGTTTCCAGTTCATGAAGCCATCACGTCGGTAAACGGAATCATCGGAGAGAACTTCTGCAACTTTGAAAAGATCGATTTCGAAAATCCACTCATTATTGCACTGCCGCTAAAGCTGGAAGGATTGGATGGATCTCCAGTTAGAGCGGTTGCCGTGGAGGTTGTGTAGGGGAATAAACCCTTCACCACCACATTCTTTTTTTAGTCAATGATCCAAGCAATCTCCTTCAATAAAGCATCTACTAATAGAAATACCGTTTTGAAGGAGTTGCTTTAGTGAAACTAGATGAGATCAAAAAAAATTATGATTTAATTGTGAGTCTCGGTAGTTCGTGTTCTCCAGCAGCGCATCTTAGAAGAAATAACTTACGGAAATTTTCAATGCCATTTGATTGGATTGTTACCCCAAATCTAACTAACGTTGGACGAGTCATACAAAATCAATTCCAGGATTTTATGTTACTCGAAAATTTACATCTCCAAGATGGACAAGCAAACTTTCTTGATGACAATGAATCCATTCAAACTTCAAAAGCCTATTTCGTTCAAGATACACATAATAATATGCTCTCCGTTCATGATTTCCCTGTTCATTCAGATCTGTCCGTTACGTATCCAGCCTATCGACAAAAGCTTGATCGGAGGATTGAACGTTTTCTGTTACAGTTACAACATTCTCCCTCCGTTCTTTTCATCAGATGGTCAGGGACAGCTGAACAAGCCATCGAACTACAGAAAACCTTAATGACATGCAAAAGCGGATATTCTCACCTTCTCTTGCTTAGCCCAGTTAATAACCTTAAGGTAATGGAAGATACAAACTGTGCAGTGAATGATGTCTGTATTGTAAACGTTCCAAACCAACCAGAAGACGCTGCCATGTGGGATATGATCTTAAAAGGTATCTCGTTAAACCCATAGATTTCTTAAAGATTCTATCAGAAAAGAGCCCTCCTCTACTCAAAGAAGGGGCTCTTTTTCCTTTCGACAAATAGTTACACAGATCGAGCGGTGACAGGCACCAAGCAACCAGGCACCCCCGCCATACCCAATCGTACCAGCACTTAATTCAGATCAAACTCCTCAGCAATTTCCGCCATTTGATATGGCATTCTTTCATCGTTCATAACATTTTTAGCATTATTGTAACGGGTTGGGTTTACTTTCCGAACTTTCTCCCCACCTTTTCGATTGGTAACTTCTCGCTTCGCTTCGTACCCTACATAAGACGGATACTGCGGCACTTCGATCTCCTCTTTACGACCACCGTTCTTTTTGCCCTTAGAAGACATTCCATTCCATTGATCTTTTAACCCAATCGCCACATCTGATCCTTTTAACAAAGCTTTTCTAGCACCTTTTCTTGCGCGAGTCGAAAACGTGAGCAATAAAATCGCCGCAGTTAGTAAACTCCAAACGCCGTTCCTTTTTTTCCACATCACTAATAACCTCCTAACAAATCGTTTTACTCCTTACTTAGTTTCTACAAAATTCCAGGTATTATTCCTACTACGATCTGATACTCAGTAAAAGGTTATAGCTGCACGAAAAAGAGCCTCGATCAGTCTGAGGCTCTATCATTCTTCTATGAAATCGCACATTGGGTCAACAACGTTTGATTAAGTATACTTTAAATCCATTGCGTTATTATAAACTACTCTGACGCACCTTCAACCTTATAAAGTGCTTCTCCAACACTTTGTTTACTTCCGTAGCTTTCTCTAGCGCTACCGAATGGCCTGCTCTGCCCACAACTTCACAACGACCATTCTCGACCGCCTTCGCAATGTTCTCTGAAAGTTTAATCGTGTATGCATGATCCTGTTCACCTGCAACAGCAAGGACCGGTACAGTTACGCCTTCAAGCTCCTCTAGTACGCTATCTCGGTGGATAACATGATGAGCAGCGTCTCCGATCGACGGCTCAAGCTTTTTCATATAGTCTCTCCAGTAGTTACGCTCTCTTTCGAATTCCATCGATCCAAGAGAAGCATCACCAAACATGATATACATCAATTTATCGACAACTTCTTCCGCCCCATTCTTCTGAAGCTGTGTAACAAGCGGTTGGAACTCTTCTTTCTTATACTCTGCTTCCCCAGAGCTTCCAAGAACTACGCACGAATGAAGAAGATCCGGCCTTCTAGCCGCAACTCTAAGCGCAATAAAGCCTCCCATCGAATTTCCGATAAAGTGACACTTCTTAATCCCTAGACCCTCAATTAATGAAATAGCATCCTTTGTAAGCGTATCTATATCAAGATTTTCTAAAGAAGACCGACCGCTATTTCCCTGTCCCCGATGGTCGTAGCAAATGACTCTATAATCTTTTGAAAAGTGTTCCACCTGGTGTTGAAACATATCCGAATTAAAAAACAACGAATGACTAAAAACCAAAACCGGTGCATCCTTTGGACCATAATCTTCATAATAGAGCGGTGTTTCGTTCACTTCGATAAACGACATAGGTAACCCTCTCCTTTAATATGAATTTAGTTATGGTGTATCCTCTACAAGCTTCGCTACCAGTTTGCAAATCCCTCTTTCCAAATGAACCGAGCTCCAATTATTCGTATACGAGCAAATCTTTCGACAAATTGTTCCTTATATCGGGTGGTGACAGGCACTCGCGAACTCGCAATTTCACAAACTCCCGACCAAAGACACAATTCCCATAAATCCCATTGACCCCTCTTCCATAAAAAGGTACCTTTAATATGACACTATTACTCTCAGTCGTTTAATTTGTATCATACAAGGAGGCTACCGTATGGCAATTTATTCAGAACGAGAAACGTGGAATACGAAGCAAATGCACGCCCACCAATTAGAAGGCTTAAAACGCACCGTTACAAACGCCTATCACAATGTCCCTTTCTATCATGACGCTTTTAAAGACGTACATATCACTCCTGATGAGATCCAGTCACTTGACGACCTGCCCCGCCTTCCTTTCACTCAAAAACAGCACTTACGAGAGAACTACCCTTTCAGTATGCTCGCTTGCCCCAAGGAAGACATCATTCGGATTCATGCTTCGTCTGGAACGAGTGGAAAGCCTACCGTGGTCGCTTACACAAAGAATGACATTGATCATTGGACTGACATTGTCGCAAGGTCCATTACACTCGCAGGCGGACAAAAGGGAGATATTCTTCATAACGCCTATGGTTATGGCCTCTTTACAGGTGGACTAGGTCTTCATGGCGGATCTGAAAAACTCGGCTGCGCAACGGTTCCTATTTCAGGTGGTAACACCGCCAATCAAATCACCCTCATTCAAGATTTCAAACCTAAGATCATATGCTCTACGCCTTCTTATCTCCTAAACATTGGAGAAGCGATGATGATGCAAGGAATTGATCCTGCCACTACTTCTTTAAAATATGCCATACTCGGTGCCGAACCCTGGTCCGAAGAAATGAGGTTCCAGATCGAAAAATTGTTCCAGCTTAAAGCATCTGATATATACGGTCTAAGCGAAGTCATGGGGCCTGGTATCGCGATGGAGTGCGTGGAATGTCAGGACGGACTCCACATTGCAGATGATCACTTTCTAGTTGAAGTGATCAACCCGGATACGCTCGAACCAGTTGACGACGGGCAATATGGCGAACTTGTTTTTACTAGTCTTACGAAAGAAGCCCTGCCAACCATTCGCTATCGCACAGGTGACATTTCCTCCATTACAAGAGAAAGGTGTCTCTGCGGGAGGACAACAACAAGAATGAGTCGAGTAAAAGGACGAATTGATGATATGCTCATTATTCGTGGTGTCAACGTGTTCCCTTCTGAAATTGAACGATATATTTGTGACCTAGAAGAACTTGTACCTCATTACCAAATTCACCTGCAGAAAAAAGGACACCTGGATCACGTGACGTTGCACGTCGAGGTATGTGAAGAATTCTATGGGAAATTATCGTACAAAGAGGACTTCACACACCCCCTCGCCACCGACCTTACAAATCGAATTAGAAAAACCTTAAAAATGAAAACGCTTATATCAGTAGACGTAAACTTAAAGTCGCCAAAATCCATCCCTCGTTCTGAAGGAAAAGCAAAGCGCATCGTAGATCATCGATCTCGATCTTCTATCTCCCCTAATATCACGATCTAGAAAAACCAAAATAGAACAGGCTGACGATGCGCCAGCCTGTTCGACATTTATTGACATATACCGGGTGGTGACAGGCACCATTCACGACCATTCTACCTCAAGTACTCCTCCAGCACACGTTCATTATCCTTCATATAACGCGCAATAGTCTGCCCCACATACCGTAAGTGCCATGGTTCGTATTTATATCCGGTTACGCTTTCTCTCTCTTCTGGATAGCGAATAATAAAGCCATACTCATGGGCATGTTGAGCGACCCAGCGTCCTTCATCCGTGTTTGCAAATTCTTCAACTAATCCATAATTCACATCAGGACTTGTAACATCCATTGCTAAGCCAGTTTGATGCTCACTATGTCCGGGCTTTGCGCTTACTCGATTGGCATATGCCTCACCATATTGTTTCACTAGACGATCATGAATGGCTTTTTGACGTGCGTAGGAGCGATAGCCTGACTGTGCATACAAATCAAGGCCCGCTTTTTCTGCCGCCTGGAAAAGCTCTTCTAAGTGAGGAACTGCAATAGCGTTCATGTTACGCTTCTCATGATCTTCTCGAAAAGGAAATGGAACGTCAGGCTCTCGTACGTTAGGAACATAATCTGCCGGAATACCTCTCTGCTTATTAACTAGTAAAAGCTGTATTGGTAATGAGAGTTCTGTTCCAACATACTGATCGATTGCTCCAGTGCCGCCAAGTACACGAAACGACTTTACTCCATTTTCATCAATAAATAGTTTCGTAGCGTTAGGAACATAGTTTTTTTCAATCAGCATTAGCGGATCCTTTGTTTTCGCTGCTAATACGGAACCCGCTAGTGCGTCTGCGAAGTCAAACCCTGTAGCAACATACAGCTGATCAGCGTCTTTTCGTCCAAATTCATCTGCTACTGCTCGTGACGTTTCAAATCGGTCACTTCCTGAAACTCGCTCAGAAGAAGGGATTGCATTATCCACGGACTCGCTGATCACACCTTCCCCGCCAATAAGATAATTTCTGCTCGTTTCGTTTACTAATTTCTGCGAAGAAGCAGGTAGTTTCCCTTTTGTGGTTAATAAAATCGGATACCCTTCTCGAGCTGCATACGCTGAAATAGAGAGTGCATCCGGAAAATCTTCACCGCTCGCGACAACTGCTCTATCATACGTGTCTAATTCATTAGCAATTTTAGCCGCCGTTTCGTAGCGATCTTGTCCAGATACCCGCTGAACCGCTAAATCCATCTCCTCTTTTAGATGCCGTTCCACTGAATCTGATATCGCACCTTTCCCACCAAGAATGATCACTTTACTCGCACCGATTCTAGCAATCTCCTGCGCTGTCTTACTCGATATGTATGTAGAAGAAGTTAATAGGATTGGCGCATTTTCTTGATGGGCTAGCGGCGTACCAGCCAATGCATCAGGAAAGTCATTCGCTCTCGCTAGAATCACAACCTCGCTGCCATTAGGCCATCCTTTTTTAGCTACTTCGACTGCCGTTTGAATGCGGTCTTTCCCTGAAATACGCTCCATTTCAATCGCATTCGCTACTTTTGGAAATAATAGAGCTAGAAATAGAAAACTAACTCCTATTATCAAACCTTTTCTAGAATACGTTCCGATCATGGTCATCACCTCGATGAACCATTCCCTTTTATAGCATATGCAAACGTTCACTATAACGAAAAATCAGGAGATTAAAGCTGTAAAAAACCTCAATGCATCACAACATTGAGGTTTTTTGCGCTTAATTTAATCCTAATAATCACTTTCCCTCCAAAACAACTTCCGGTACCCGGTTTGCAGCCTTTCTTTTCCTAGCTGGAACTGTCACAATGTATTGATTAAGTGGAAGAAGTTGAATTCCGCGAATAACTAAAATACTGGTTACGAGAACTAGGCCAAATATCATTGGAAAAGTTGCCGTGGTCCACGCTCCATCTGGAAGTGATCGCGAATAAAAAAAGATGACCAGAGGGTGAACCAGATAGATGCCCATCGATAAATTCCCGAGCATTTCAAAGAATTTTCCAAGCCAATCTACTTTTCGAAGAGATTGATACATGCCAATAACAGCCACGGTCATCACCGGGATATTCACCATGTTGGCCCATCTGTTATTCGGAATTGAACCTTTCAACTTGTACTCATAGACGGCTATAACGACTAATCCACCAAAAACAATATAGCCAAACCAGTCTATTTTTTTCCCAATTCGCTGAATAGACTCCCAGTGATAAGCAAGGAATCCACCAAAAATAAAGAAGAACACCCACTTCGTAAAAATAGCTCTCTGCGTTAAAAGCTCCGTTACAAGACTTGTCGTTTCTGGAGAGTAGAAATGAACAAAATAAACGTTGAGACATAGGGCTAGGATAAGGAGAATCCACCAACCGATTTTTGATTTAACAAGTTGGAGAATAGGAAAAATGAGATAGAATTGAAAAACGATCGACATGAAATAAAGATGATAATAAGATTCTCCCATCGCAAAATCAACAAGAAAGCTCTTCCAATCCGTGTAGATTTCCGCACCCAATACGACCTTCATAAATATAAGGTAAAAAACACTCCAGATCAGAAATGGCATACCGATCTTTACCATGCGAGAATGATAGAATCGCTTCACATCAAACCCCTTATTTCGAACCTGTAGAAACAAAAGGAAACCACTAATCACAGCAAAAATCGGTGTTCCAAACCGGCCAATCTGATTAAAGAACTGCGTTATCTCATTAAATTCATTCCCATGCTTGCCATAGTAATTAGCTGAAACATGGACAAATAATACAAATATGCAGGCTATGGCTCTCAGGAAATGAATTTCATTAATATATTGATTTGCTTTCTGCATTTACTCACATCCATTTGAAAATTGAATTCCACCAAATTATATAACCGTTCCACTAGTAAATGGAGATTCCTGAAGATTATTTACACAAAATTAACGTCGCTGTAAAGATTCACTAGCAACGTAAAAAGCTCTTTCCCCAACATCAGGAAAGAGCCTTCTCTCGACATTTATTGACATATACCGGGTGGTGACAGGCACCATTCGAACCATACGACTTGCTCAGGCGGTATCTTTTCAATTCCATTTTCATTGGAAACATTTCGATTACTCTACTAATAAAGAGCGTTGTTCCTAGAACAACTGAGTAAACAAGAACACTATATTCACTACCAAACATAAATTCAGGCATAACAGTGGAAAATGCGAAAACAACTACAGGAAGTGCGAGATAGATACCAAAAGCACTTTTACCGATTGCTGCAAGGAAAATATCTAATAAAACAACTCTCTCCACAAATGGATAGATCACTAGTAAAGAAATCGTCACAAGAGGGATAGCGACCATCATCCATACACCTTCAGCCATGCCACCGTTCAAATCAACAACTGTGAGTCCAACCAAGACGAACATGATACCAAATCCAACCCAGTTCAACTTCTTCGCTAGCATTTGAATCTTCTCTCCGTAACAAGCTAGAAAGCTACCAAATACAAAGAAAAAGATCCAATTCGTAAGAAAGGCTGGATGGTCTAGAACAGCTTGAACCGTCGTTGTTCCTGAAAAATAGCCATTAAGTGCGAAATAACTGGTTAAGCCAGAAACGGCTAGCATCAACGCCCACCC from Bacillus sp. Cs-700 encodes the following:
- a CDS encoding gamma-glutamyltransferase family protein, with protein sequence MPTDYLHYPYASQRMTTVANKGMVATSQPLAAQAGLDLLKNGGNAIDAAIATAAVLTVVEPTSNGIGGDAFALVWTKGELHGLNGSGPAPQSISIDSVNERGYNEIPKYGWIPVTVPGVPASWAALSKRFGKLSLKEALAPAIHYAEEGFPVSPTLSKFWKDAYAKFEEELRDEEFKPWFETFAPDGRAPEVGEVWKSKGHAETLRKIAETDASAFYQGEIADQIDAFSKRYNGYLTKEDLSTFKPEWVDPISVQYRGYDVWEIPPNGQGLIALSALNILNGFTFDHKDSVDTYHKQIEAMKLAFSDGQKYITDEQEMSVAVRDLLSPTYGESRRQLIGDKALVPSPGQPPKGGTVYLATADDEGNMVSFIQSNYMGFGSGLVVPGTGIALQNRGHNFSMDPEHDNALKGGKRTYHTIIPGFLSKDGDAVGPFGVMGGFMQPQGHLQVITNLIDFHLNPQSALDAPRWQWVDGKRVWVESTFPPNLAEALSRKGHEIEVQLEKGAFGRGQIIWRDQQSGTFFGGTESRTDGTIAAY
- a CDS encoding FAD-dependent oxidoreductase, with protein sequence MKSMIVIGSGILGASTAYHLAKQGADVLLVDRNDAGQATEAAAGIVCPWLTNRRGGAFYRLVEAGARYYPELIETLKKDGETETGYSRVGAINIYSGETKLERKLALAMERRKDTPEMGEVSRLSAAETNALFPPLSDHYTAVHVSGAARVNGDALRNALIRGAVKHGAKVIRGDASLLWEGSNVSGVTVNNERFYGNEVIVTGGAWARELLQPLGMKFLVSLQKAQIVHLDLPETDTGKWPIVMPPFVQYFLPFENGRIVVGATQEDQAGFDLRVTMGGVHHIIDRALKVAPGFSDSTYVQTKVGFRPFTPGNVPIAGVVPRVRGLFVANGLGASGLTSGPFLGAELARLVLGERNELDLGEYDPGSAFG
- a CDS encoding cyclase family protein codes for the protein MNFKKIIDLSIPVHNETPVFPGDPKPNIYPVAEHDKDGYQVTQMNIGTHTGTHLDAPFHFQKNGDSIDQLNLMKVIGPGHVIDVTGKEPGEEITLKDVASQIESVLPGTITLFHTGWSQHIGTQTYFNYPYLSVDIINTLLEKGVSTFFIDALNVDKPGASTFPVHEAITSVNGIIGENFCNFEKIDFENPLIIALPLKLEGLDGSPVRAVAVEVV
- a CDS encoding DUF1796 family putative cysteine peptidase, which gives rise to MKLDEIKKNYDLIVSLGSSCSPAAHLRRNNLRKFSMPFDWIVTPNLTNVGRVIQNQFQDFMLLENLHLQDGQANFLDDNESIQTSKAYFVQDTHNNMLSVHDFPVHSDLSVTYPAYRQKLDRRIERFLLQLQHSPSVLFIRWSGTAEQAIELQKTLMTCKSGYSHLLLLSPVNNLKVMEDTNCAVNDVCIVNVPNQPEDAAMWDMILKGISLNP
- a CDS encoding alpha/beta hydrolase, producing MSFIEVNETPLYYEDYGPKDAPVLVFSHSLFFNSDMFQHQVEHFSKDYRVICYDHRGQGNSGRSSLENLDIDTLTKDAISLIEGLGIKKCHFIGNSMGGFIALRVAARRPDLLHSCVVLGSSGEAEYKKEEFQPLVTQLQKNGAEEVVDKLMYIMFGDASLGSMEFERERNYWRDYMKKLEPSIGDAAHHVIHRDSVLEELEGVTVPVLAVAGEQDHAYTIKLSENIAKAVENGRCEVVGRAGHSVALEKATEVNKVLEKHFIRLKVRQSSL
- a CDS encoding AMP-binding protein; the encoded protein is MHAHQLEGLKRTVTNAYHNVPFYHDAFKDVHITPDEIQSLDDLPRLPFTQKQHLRENYPFSMLACPKEDIIRIHASSGTSGKPTVVAYTKNDIDHWTDIVARSITLAGGQKGDILHNAYGYGLFTGGLGLHGGSEKLGCATVPISGGNTANQITLIQDFKPKIICSTPSYLLNIGEAMMMQGIDPATTSLKYAILGAEPWSEEMRFQIEKLFQLKASDIYGLSEVMGPGIAMECVECQDGLHIADDHFLVEVINPDTLEPVDDGQYGELVFTSLTKEALPTIRYRTGDISSITRERCLCGRTTTRMSRVKGRIDDMLIIRGVNVFPSEIERYICDLEELVPHYQIHLQKKGHLDHVTLHVEVCEEFYGKLSYKEDFTHPLATDLTNRIRKTLKMKTLISVDVNLKSPKSIPRSEGKAKRIVDHRSRSSISPNITI
- a CDS encoding cell wall-binding repeat-containing protein; its protein translation is MIGTYSRKGLIIGVSFLFLALLFPKVANAIEMERISGKDRIQTAVEVAKKGWPNGSEVVILARANDFPDALAGTPLAHQENAPILLTSSTYISSKTAQEIARIGASKVIILGGKGAISDSVERHLKEEMDLAVQRVSGQDRYETAAKIANELDTYDRAVVASGEDFPDALSISAYAAREGYPILLTTKGKLPASSQKLVNETSRNYLIGGEGVISESVDNAIPSSERVSGSDRFETSRAVADEFGRKDADQLYVATGFDFADALAGSVLAAKTKDPLMLIEKNYVPNATKLFIDENGVKSFRVLGGTGAIDQYVGTELSLPIQLLLVNKQRGIPADYVPNVREPDVPFPFREDHEKRNMNAIAVPHLEELFQAAEKAGLDLYAQSGYRSYARQKAIHDRLVKQYGEAYANRVSAKPGHSEHQTGLAMDVTSPDVNYGLVEEFANTDEGRWVAQHAHEYGFIIRYPEERESVTGYKYEPWHLRYVGQTIARYMKDNERVLEEYLR
- a CDS encoding acyltransferase, giving the protein MQKANQYINEIHFLRAIACIFVLFVHVSANYYGKHGNEFNEITQFFNQIGRFGTPIFAVISGFLLFLQVRNKGFDVKRFYHSRMVKIGMPFLIWSVFYLIFMKVVLGAEIYTDWKSFLVDFAMGESYYHLYFMSIVFQFYLIFPILQLVKSKIGWWILLILALCLNVYFVHFYSPETTSLVTELLTQRAIFTKWVFFFIFGGFLAYHWESIQRIGKKIDWFGYIVFGGLVVIAVYEYKLKGSIPNNRWANMVNIPVMTVAVIGMYQSLRKVDWLGKFFEMLGNLSMGIYLVHPLVIFFYSRSLPDGAWTTATFPMIFGLVLVTSILVIRGIQLLPLNQYIVTVPARKRKAANRVPEVVLEGK
- a CDS encoding acyltransferase family protein, producing MQKTRTGLNEIYFLSAIACLILVGVQVFEMFALKEAFSEIASFSHTSGRFSIAAFAVIVGAFVFHKVRNQQLEKKSFSRSVVSKMILLVALWGSFYFVLMKMIEGESLVTGWGALPFHVVVDEAFYTLSFVIAVLQFLLLYPLLKLVKSKTGWALMLAVSGLTSYFALNGYFSGTTTVQAVLDHPAFLTNWIFFFVFGSFLACYGEKIQMLAKKLNWVGFGIMFVLVGLTVVDLNGGMAEGVWMMVAIPLVTISLLVIYPFVERVVLLDIFLAAIGKSAFGIYLALPVVVFAFSTVMPEFMFGSEYSVLVYSVVLGTTLFISRVIEMFPMKMELKRYRLSKSYGSNGACHHPVYVNKCREKALS